A genome region from Chengkuizengella sp. SCS-71B includes the following:
- the rpmF gene encoding 50S ribosomal protein L32, protein MAVPQRRTSKTRRDKRRTHFKLEVPGMVKCEQCGELKLSHHVCKTCGTYKGREIAAK, encoded by the coding sequence ATGGCAGTACCTCAAAGGAGAACATCTAAAACTCGTCGCGATAAGCGCCGTACTCATTTTAAATTAGAAGTTCCAGGTATGGTAAAATGTGAGCAGTGTGGAGAGTTAAAGCTTTCTCATCATGTATGCAAAACATGTGGAACTTATAAAGGAAGAGAAATTGCAGCAAAATAA
- a CDS encoding nucleotidyltransferase, protein MKTVGIIVEYNPLHNGHVYHFEQSKKISNADAVVAVMSGNFLQRGEPSIVNKWARTEMALHMGADLVIELPVVYSSQPAEWFAYGAVSALDATGIVDHLCFGSESGELEILQTLAKELKEEPVRFGAEVKQQLKKGMNYPAAYTSAFQKILPIETPKNMDLSQPNNTLGLHYLIAIERLNSSIKPLTITRQKAGYHQQEITDHQIASATAIRKLIFEKQNQSYFSQYMPNYTYDVLQREFQSGRGPVYWESLKDQLLYKLLSITPAECSHFFEVSEGLENRLKQTLTELQSESSFSVAKLLDLLKTKRYTRTKLQRTLLRILLNHYKSDITIDKLKKGTPYLRVLGFSDKGQHLLKRMKKTSKVPIITKVNKNHATLLEMDIRATSIYSLSYHNPSSKEMFQDYYQPPVIL, encoded by the coding sequence ATGAAAACGGTTGGCATAATAGTTGAATACAATCCATTACATAATGGACACGTATATCACTTTGAGCAATCTAAAAAAATATCTAACGCAGATGCTGTAGTTGCTGTAATGAGTGGAAATTTTTTGCAGCGAGGTGAACCATCAATAGTAAACAAATGGGCTCGTACAGAAATGGCTTTACACATGGGGGCTGATCTAGTCATCGAACTTCCTGTTGTTTACTCTTCTCAACCAGCCGAATGGTTTGCATACGGCGCAGTTTCTGCTTTGGATGCAACAGGAATTGTAGATCATTTATGCTTTGGCAGTGAAAGTGGTGAGCTGGAAATATTACAGACATTAGCCAAAGAATTAAAGGAAGAACCCGTTAGATTTGGAGCAGAAGTAAAGCAACAATTAAAAAAAGGAATGAATTATCCAGCTGCGTATACTTCAGCTTTTCAAAAAATCTTACCAATTGAAACACCTAAAAATATGGACCTGTCTCAGCCTAATAACACTTTAGGTTTACACTACCTAATTGCAATTGAACGTTTAAACAGCAGTATCAAACCTCTCACTATAACGAGACAAAAAGCAGGTTATCATCAGCAAGAGATCACTGATCATCAAATTGCTAGTGCTACAGCTATTCGTAAACTTATTTTTGAAAAACAAAATCAATCTTACTTTTCTCAATATATGCCTAACTATACTTACGATGTGTTGCAACGTGAATTTCAATCTGGTCGCGGACCTGTCTATTGGGAATCTTTAAAAGATCAATTATTATACAAATTATTAAGTATTACACCAGCTGAGTGTTCGCATTTTTTTGAAGTCTCAGAAGGATTGGAAAACAGACTCAAACAAACTTTGACTGAACTACAATCTGAATCATCATTTTCAGTTGCAAAATTATTAGATTTATTAAAAACGAAAAGGTATACAAGAACAAAACTACAACGCACTTTGCTTCGCATCTTACTTAATCATTACAAATCTGATATCACAATCGACAAATTGAAAAAAGGTACTCCTTATTTAAGGGTACTCGGATTTTCAGATAAAGGACAACATTTATTAAAAAGAATGAAAAAGACATCAAAAGTGCCCATCATAACAAAAGTTAATAAAAATCATGCAACATTATTAGAGATGGACATACGAGCAACCTCCATATATTCACTTTCTTATCATAACCCATCTTCTAAAGAGATGTTCCAGGATTACTATCAACCACCAGTCATCTTGTAA
- the fapR gene encoding transcription factor FapR, translating into MRIGRLPKQKRLLELAKEIEQNPFITDEQLTKKFNVSIQTIRLDRMELGIPELRERIKLMAEKSYDQVVSLQIDEVIGEIVDLQLDKSAISIFEINEEHVFAKTKIARGHHIFSQGNSLAIAVIDDEVALTASADIRFVRSVKLGEKCIAKAYVRNDSLNQDKANVDVFTYVGNELVFEGNFVIFRSEHKNK; encoded by the coding sequence ATGAGAATCGGACGGCTTCCAAAACAGAAGCGGTTATTGGAATTAGCAAAAGAAATTGAACAAAATCCATTTATAACCGATGAACAACTTACAAAGAAATTTAATGTTAGTATTCAAACGATTAGGTTAGATAGGATGGAGCTTGGTATTCCTGAGCTTCGAGAAAGAATAAAATTAATGGCGGAAAAATCTTATGATCAAGTGGTTTCGCTTCAAATTGATGAAGTTATTGGAGAAATAGTTGATTTACAATTAGATAAAAGCGCAATCTCTATTTTTGAAATTAATGAAGAACATGTTTTTGCTAAAACAAAAATAGCTAGAGGTCATCATATATTCTCTCAAGGCAATTCGCTGGCAATCGCGGTTATAGATGATGAGGTAGCATTAACGGCTTCCGCGGATATCCGTTTTGTACGATCGGTGAAATTAGGGGAAAAATGTATCGCGAAAGCTTATGTGCGCAATGATTCATTGAATCAAGATAAAGCAAATGTTGATGTGTTTACATACGTTGGTAATGAGCTTGTTTTTGAAGGGAATTTTGTCATCTTTCGTTCAGAACATAAAAATAAATAA
- the rsmD gene encoding 16S rRNA (guanine(966)-N(2))-methyltransferase RsmD, whose amino-acid sequence MLRVISGVSKGRKLKAVPGSHTRPTTDKVKEAIFSRIGPYFSGGTVLDLFAGTGALGIEAISRGMDRGIFIDINPKSIEVIKGNISVVGQTEQAEVYRNDAKKALKACAKRKLKFDLVFLDPPYKLEMTEDILQQMDLLTLFQKGAIVVVEHDAVYKYNEQIGKLQSNRRLVYGDTAVTVYEYDSE is encoded by the coding sequence GTGTTGAGAGTGATATCGGGAGTCTCTAAAGGTAGGAAGTTAAAGGCGGTTCCAGGGAGTCATACTAGGCCGACTACCGATAAAGTAAAAGAAGCAATATTTAGTAGGATTGGTCCTTATTTTTCAGGGGGGACTGTATTGGATTTATTTGCAGGAACAGGAGCCTTGGGTATAGAAGCGATAAGTAGGGGGATGGATCGAGGGATTTTTATAGATATTAACCCAAAAAGCATTGAAGTAATAAAGGGAAACATTAGTGTTGTAGGTCAAACTGAGCAAGCAGAAGTGTATCGAAATGATGCAAAAAAAGCTCTGAAGGCTTGTGCGAAACGCAAATTGAAATTTGATTTAGTCTTTTTAGACCCCCCCTATAAATTAGAAATGACGGAGGATATTTTGCAACAAATGGATTTGCTCACCCTTTTTCAAAAGGGTGCTATCGTTGTTGTGGAACATGATGCAGTATATAAATATAATGAACAAATTGGTAAACTACAAAGCAATCGTCGTTTAGTTTACGGTGATACTGCTGTTACTGTGTATGAATATGATAGTGAATAA
- the coaD gene encoding pantetheine-phosphate adenylyltransferase yields MQKIQSIAVYPGSFDPVTYGHLDIIHRAAKQFDTLVVAVLNNAKKNPLFTVEERKVLLLEATRDLPNVEIDNFHDLLTNYMNSKNAQIIVRGLRAVSDFEYELQMASTNRKLNEGVETFFMMTNPQYSYLSSSIVKEVAKYDGTVTDLVPKEVEKALREKFNYL; encoded by the coding sequence ATGCAAAAGATACAGAGTATTGCTGTGTATCCGGGGAGTTTCGATCCCGTTACATATGGACATCTAGATATTATTCACAGAGCTGCCAAGCAATTTGATACTTTGGTTGTTGCGGTGTTAAATAATGCTAAAAAAAATCCGCTTTTTACAGTGGAAGAAAGGAAGGTTTTACTTCTTGAAGCTACTCGGGATTTACCGAATGTGGAAATTGATAATTTTCATGACTTACTAACTAACTATATGAATTCAAAAAACGCACAAATCATCGTTAGAGGTTTAAGAGCCGTTTCTGATTTTGAATATGAATTGCAAATGGCTTCTACAAATAGAAAGCTAAACGAAGGTGTAGAGACTTTTTTTATGATGACAAATCCACAATATTCTTATTTAAGCTCGAGTATCGTAAAAGAGGTAGCTAAATATGATGGCACAGTCACTGACCTTGTTCCAAAAGAAGTGGAAAAAGCTTTGAGAGAAAAGTTTAATTACCTATAG
- a CDS encoding DUF177 domain-containing protein — MSIMINLRDLVTKKDPVVIQLSLSVTDLVSNHKEILDITPLEVDLQVKMDFEVARVWGIGKGQIRYVCSRCLKEYNKTLQINIQEALTQNSEIAKSDPEESIQLVTSDEVDIEPYIRESFLLELPYAPICEESCEGLCPICGVNKNESSCTCKQDQIDPRLAKLKDFYVE; from the coding sequence ATGTCAATAATGATTAATTTACGTGATCTAGTTACAAAAAAAGATCCGGTAGTCATTCAACTATCTTTGTCTGTTACGGATCTAGTTTCAAATCACAAAGAAATTTTGGATATTACACCTTTAGAGGTGGATTTACAAGTGAAAATGGATTTTGAAGTGGCTCGAGTATGGGGAATAGGTAAAGGTCAGATTCGTTATGTTTGTTCCAGATGTTTAAAAGAATATAATAAGACACTTCAAATTAACATACAAGAGGCTTTGACACAAAATTCAGAAATTGCAAAATCTGATCCTGAGGAAAGTATTCAGCTAGTTACATCTGATGAGGTTGATATTGAACCTTATATTAGAGAATCATTTTTATTAGAACTTCCCTATGCTCCGATTTGTGAGGAATCGTGTGAAGGGTTGTGTCCTATATGTGGGGTTAATAAAAATGAATCATCCTGTACTTGTAAACAGGATCAAATTGATCCTCGTTTAGCTAAATTAAAAGACTTTTATGTCGAATAA
- the plsX gene encoding phosphate acyltransferase PlsX, giving the protein MKIAIDAMGGDHAPEVNVKGAMLAAKQWKDIEIILVGDSKQIHSFLDPSFPNISVTHTDEMISGNEEPVRAVRRKKNSSMVLAGRMVKDKSADAMISAGNTGALMTTGLLVIGRIPGVERPALAPMLPTMDNVGLLALDLGANMDASAEHLVQYALMGNIYRTKIHGIDSPRVGLLNVGTEEGKGSEITKEVYPLLKQLPIHFIGNVEARDVLNRNCDVLICDGFVGNILLKAMEGTASNIFSVLKVELTKNLLRKAAAAILKPSLSAFKKKMDYTTYGGAPLLGVNGVCIKSHGSSDANAVKNAIGQARNAIEKKLVDSIASEIGKK; this is encoded by the coding sequence ATGAAAATCGCGATTGATGCGATGGGTGGAGATCATGCACCTGAGGTAAATGTAAAGGGTGCGATGTTAGCGGCCAAACAATGGAAAGATATTGAAATTATTTTAGTGGGAGATTCTAAACAAATTCATTCATTTCTTGATCCCTCTTTTCCCAATATTTCAGTTACTCACACGGATGAGATGATTTCAGGAAATGAAGAGCCTGTCAGAGCAGTACGCCGTAAAAAAAACTCATCTATGGTATTAGCAGGGAGAATGGTAAAGGATAAAAGTGCTGATGCAATGATTTCTGCTGGAAATACAGGAGCATTAATGACAACTGGATTGCTCGTCATCGGTCGTATCCCTGGTGTTGAAAGGCCTGCTTTAGCTCCTATGTTGCCAACAATGGACAATGTAGGTTTGCTTGCATTAGATTTAGGAGCAAATATGGATGCTTCTGCTGAGCATTTAGTGCAATATGCCCTGATGGGGAATATATACAGAACAAAAATTCATGGGATAGACTCTCCAAGGGTTGGGCTACTTAATGTAGGAACAGAAGAGGGAAAAGGTAGTGAAATTACAAAAGAAGTATACCCTTTACTTAAGCAGCTTCCAATCCATTTTATAGGAAATGTAGAAGCAAGAGATGTATTGAATCGAAATTGTGATGTACTTATATGTGATGGTTTTGTAGGTAACATATTATTAAAAGCGATGGAAGGAACAGCGAGTAATATATTTTCTGTTTTGAAAGTCGAACTAACGAAAAACTTGCTTAGAAAAGCAGCTGCAGCTATTCTAAAGCCTAGCTTGAGCGCTTTTAAAAAGAAGATGGATTATACTACTTATGGTGGAGCACCGTTATTAGGTGTAAATGGTGTATGTATTAAAAGCCATGGCTCCTCTGATGCAAATGCCGTTAAAAATGCAATCGGTCAGGCCAGAAATGCAATTGAAAAGAAATTGGTGGATTCAATTGCTTCAGAGATTGGTAAGAAATGA
- a CDS encoding nucleoside recognition domain-containing protein: MNHRFFTFLLAMCAAFLVLFIIIFPEEAFQSSLQGLNIWWKIVFPSLLPFFILSEILIAYGVIRMFGVWLEPLMRFLFKVPGVGGWALAMGWTVGYPSSAQITSNIRRQNLVTRDEGEKILAISHSSSPIFIINVIAIGFFHHIQLGLFITTIHFISLLLLGIVLRLYYGDTPKKPLTQKNHLIVRSVKEMFQAHQQDGRTFGKLLGDAVISSIQNLLMIGGTMMLFAVIIKMITLTNLLHLIHSLSTHFFKNINLSENTLSSITTGWFELNLGAYQISTSQSIPFIWQVAFICSLLAWSGFSVHLQVKNLIQNTDLRYRSFLVSRMLQALLSFLLTFLFWKPYQALFSDVQPIFLNTTPNYMEAPNTIWSIWENTFTIILILLCTMFILSIFIVMFRAVFYR; encoded by the coding sequence ATGAATCATCGCTTTTTTACATTTTTACTAGCCATGTGTGCAGCCTTCCTTGTTCTATTTATTATTATATTTCCAGAAGAGGCTTTTCAATCCTCATTACAAGGATTAAATATTTGGTGGAAAATTGTTTTCCCATCTCTACTGCCTTTTTTTATTTTATCTGAAATTTTAATTGCTTATGGTGTAATTCGTATGTTTGGAGTTTGGTTAGAACCACTCATGAGGTTTTTATTTAAAGTGCCGGGGGTCGGAGGCTGGGCACTTGCAATGGGGTGGACTGTCGGATATCCTTCTAGTGCTCAGATCACATCAAATATAAGACGGCAGAATTTAGTTACAAGAGATGAAGGTGAAAAAATACTAGCTATCTCTCACTCAAGTAGTCCCATATTTATCATCAATGTAATCGCTATAGGTTTTTTTCATCACATACAGCTTGGTTTGTTCATTACGACAATCCATTTTATTTCACTATTATTACTCGGAATTGTACTCCGCTTGTATTATGGAGACACTCCAAAGAAACCCCTTACTCAGAAAAATCATCTCATCGTCAGAAGTGTGAAGGAGATGTTCCAAGCACATCAACAAGATGGGAGAACCTTTGGTAAATTGCTTGGTGATGCTGTCATATCCTCTATACAAAATTTGTTGATGATTGGTGGTACCATGATGTTGTTTGCCGTAATCATCAAAATGATTACCTTAACAAACCTTTTGCACCTAATTCATAGCCTGTCAACACATTTTTTTAAAAACATAAATCTATCTGAAAATACATTGTCTTCTATTACTACAGGATGGTTTGAATTAAATCTTGGTGCATATCAAATTAGTACATCACAATCGATTCCTTTTATTTGGCAAGTTGCTTTTATTTGTAGTTTATTAGCTTGGAGCGGCTTTTCCGTGCATCTTCAAGTTAAAAACCTCATTCAAAATACAGATTTACGTTATCGTTCATTTTTGGTATCACGGATGTTACAAGCACTATTATCCTTTTTATTAACTTTTTTATTTTGGAAACCATACCAGGCTTTATTCTCTGATGTACAACCTATTTTTCTAAACACCACTCCTAATTATATGGAAGCTCCTAATACAATTTGGTCCATATGGGAGAACACATTTACTATTATACTCATCCTACTGTGCACAATGTTTATTCTATCTATTTTCATTGTCATGTTTAGAGCCGTTTTCTATAGGTAA
- a CDS encoding PDZ domain-containing protein: MEHQNEKKKHKIWDLKLSKNIKFFLIVSAILYIVFLMPTPYVIYEPGSAEILEPMVNVEDGYKDAEGAFMLTTVRMNYSNVFYYLYSFINPHAIVVKKEDIFRNETEEEYMERQTFNMINSQSNAIKAAYSKAGIAYESIIDGVVILGTVEGFPADGLLQSGDKLISIDEQNIKTTADIYSSVGKHQVGDIISITYEREEKKEAVKLTLTDLRSEEEVLEGVKERPGIGIYLADLQHVIDSGNIRGPSAGLMFSLEIYNQLVPEDITQGHLIAGTGEIYTNGQVGAIGGVERKIVAANKEGAEVFFVPEENYAVAAEKAHEIKSDMDIVTVTTMEEALEYLYQLTPNRP; the protein is encoded by the coding sequence ATGGAACATCAGAATGAGAAGAAGAAACACAAAATATGGGACTTGAAACTTTCTAAAAACATCAAATTTTTTCTCATCGTTTCCGCCATTTTATACATTGTATTTTTAATGCCAACACCCTATGTTATTTATGAGCCAGGATCTGCTGAAATATTGGAGCCGATGGTTAATGTCGAAGATGGTTATAAAGATGCCGAGGGGGCATTCATGTTAACTACTGTGCGCATGAATTATAGCAATGTTTTTTACTATTTATATTCTTTTATTAATCCTCACGCTATAGTGGTAAAAAAAGAGGATATCTTTAGGAATGAGACAGAAGAAGAGTATATGGAAAGGCAAACATTCAATATGATTAATTCACAAAGTAATGCTATTAAAGCAGCCTACAGTAAGGCAGGAATTGCTTATGAATCGATTATAGATGGCGTTGTAATATTAGGTACAGTGGAAGGTTTTCCTGCAGATGGTTTGTTGCAATCGGGAGATAAGCTCATATCCATTGATGAACAAAACATTAAAACTACAGCGGATATCTACTCTAGTGTTGGAAAGCATCAGGTTGGTGATATAATTTCAATTACATATGAAAGAGAAGAGAAAAAAGAAGCTGTTAAATTAACATTGACTGATCTTAGAAGTGAAGAAGAGGTTTTAGAAGGGGTCAAAGAAAGACCAGGTATAGGGATTTATTTAGCTGACTTACAGCACGTTATTGATTCAGGCAATATTAGAGGACCATCTGCAGGGTTAATGTTTTCACTTGAAATTTATAATCAGTTAGTACCTGAGGACATTACACAAGGCCACCTTATAGCCGGTACAGGTGAGATTTATACAAACGGTCAGGTTGGAGCTATCGGAGGAGTCGAACGTAAGATTGTAGCGGCTAATAAAGAAGGGGCTGAAGTGTTTTTTGTACCTGAAGAGAATTATGCAGTGGCTGCTGAAAAGGCACATGAAATCAAATCAGATATGGACATCGTAACTGTAACGACCATGGAGGAAGCGCTGGAATATTTATACCAGCTAACTCCAAATCGTCCATAA